One segment of Magnetovibrio sp. PR-2 DNA contains the following:
- a CDS encoding Wadjet anti-phage system protein JetD domain-containing protein: MSRKVFTRVKAAVSDILDRLDANPDAFALWATLDFKGLSIRDNDREVLILEGLEKRDLLVVNTRADQTVRIKLKNAAEVYQYMNRSPASVMADDQIEMVKGTHGYELFAKALENMFSNWRKNKKGKFNKSPRFSAKDAEDLVRAITLAKAISSNDLQTDYRTLSTHVGLDSKALEQCENSVSALLHVMDDFPDDIPAREHIGMYGVEKLPHPIVISGETNLQNPDKQLLYVGYHPDDAFHLSAPNAEYILTIENWVSFVRYADEVNDDARGLIVYTGGYPSPSLTRVLESIYRMHDIPFYHWGDVDSGGLYIAHSIQLAIKSAGGMLRLHLMDEETVRKYGRPGKPSRYPQKVDDNPDIADAWRRLADKEPLVLEQEMVAPVSPL, translated from the coding sequence ATGAGTAGGAAGGTCTTTACCCGCGTCAAGGCGGCGGTATCCGATATCTTAGACCGGCTTGATGCAAATCCGGATGCGTTTGCCCTATGGGCAACGCTTGATTTCAAAGGACTCAGTATCCGTGACAATGATCGCGAAGTTCTTATTCTGGAAGGTCTTGAAAAAAGGGATTTGCTCGTCGTCAATACGCGCGCTGATCAAACAGTGCGCATTAAGCTCAAGAATGCTGCTGAAGTTTATCAATACATGAATAGGTCTCCGGCATCGGTGATGGCCGACGATCAGATTGAGATGGTCAAGGGTACTCATGGATATGAGCTTTTCGCCAAAGCATTAGAGAATATGTTTTCCAATTGGCGAAAAAACAAAAAGGGGAAGTTCAATAAGTCTCCAAGATTTTCTGCCAAAGATGCTGAAGATCTCGTTCGTGCTATTACGCTTGCTAAAGCCATTTCTTCTAACGATCTGCAGACCGATTATAGAACCCTGTCTACGCATGTAGGATTGGACTCTAAGGCATTGGAGCAATGTGAAAACAGTGTTTCCGCGTTGTTGCATGTTATGGATGATTTTCCAGATGATATCCCTGCACGCGAGCACATTGGCATGTATGGAGTTGAAAAGCTTCCTCATCCCATCGTTATTTCAGGAGAGACCAACTTACAAAACCCAGATAAGCAACTTCTATATGTTGGTTATCACCCGGATGATGCATTTCACCTTTCTGCGCCAAATGCGGAATATATCCTGACCATTGAAAACTGGGTGTCTTTCGTCCGGTATGCCGACGAGGTAAATGACGATGCTCGTGGTTTGATTGTCTATACCGGTGGGTATCCAAGCCCTAGTCTCACTCGTGTTCTTGAAAGCATTTATCGAATGCATGACATACCGTTCTATCATTGGGGTGATGTCGATAGCGGTGGATTATATATTGCGCACTCAATCCAACTCGCGATTAAAAGTGCTGGTGGCATGCTCCGCCTCCACCTTATGGATGAGGAGACTGTCCGCAAATATGGACGCCCAGGAAAGCCTTCACGTTATCCACAAAAAGTTGATGATAATCCCGATATTGCGGATGCCTGGAGGCGTCTTGCCGACAAAGAACCGCTTGTCCTCGAGCAGGAAATGGTGGCGCCAGTTTCTCCTCTATAA
- a CDS encoding MobA/MobL family protein: protein MRTVEAHVDINHYSTCQKEFGKPLKGEACVRAIANINYSIRGANGAESIEVGVPMFGMTVTGTMKMRIGLDVNRSQKRVMEKWIVTFPNEASEDQCRYIAKTFLEEFIVDSEALGRCDFHFKPGNYHGHMHLIDGLETLASAKARAAERDAERTDGKKTRVRRRNQLRFKELYFREPRTLSPDDPGVKMKSHLKKKWADHVNACCLKFGINVHFEHRSRKERGLPGKGTIHLGPQNHAMMTKLHNAEIHEMCTGVISDINPRLIDAAERAMCMIDKNREILAERERIQKEWSSSEKITTEWINDARRNISVTTEHVNENNQHYKTKAENSEEVIIQMDLFDENREHNVSENVLEAFGIDAKPKSNGSKAAHVPSVFENIEIQKKAQQVIRPLKGKNRVDHKKGFYDAIHLLGKSLIKRDRRNARKALLRASYHCSGAYGITEIHDKKNFIRNRLAAPVKDLLDKFVARLRKSTRERIYRAKPR, encoded by the coding sequence ATGAGAACAGTCGAAGCACACGTCGATATCAACCATTACAGCACTTGCCAAAAGGAGTTTGGCAAGCCTTTAAAGGGAGAGGCGTGTGTCCGTGCTATTGCCAACATCAACTATTCCATCCGTGGTGCAAATGGCGCTGAAAGTATCGAAGTTGGCGTTCCTATGTTCGGCATGACAGTCACCGGTACGATGAAAATGCGCATCGGACTAGACGTCAACAGGTCCCAAAAACGTGTCATGGAAAAATGGATCGTTACGTTCCCAAATGAAGCTTCAGAAGATCAATGCCGCTACATAGCAAAAACTTTTCTGGAAGAATTCATTGTAGACAGTGAAGCTCTGGGTCGATGTGATTTTCATTTTAAGCCCGGAAATTATCATGGCCATATGCACTTGATCGACGGTTTGGAAACTCTTGCTTCAGCCAAAGCACGAGCAGCAGAAAGAGATGCCGAAAGAACGGACGGGAAGAAAACACGTGTGCGCAGACGAAACCAACTTCGGTTTAAGGAACTGTACTTTCGAGAACCCAGAACCCTGAGTCCCGACGATCCAGGTGTTAAAATGAAAAGCCATCTTAAGAAAAAATGGGCAGACCACGTTAATGCGTGTTGCCTAAAATTTGGGATAAATGTGCATTTTGAACACCGGTCACGTAAGGAACGTGGGCTGCCTGGAAAAGGCACAATTCACCTTGGCCCACAAAATCATGCGATGATGACAAAGCTACATAACGCAGAGATTCATGAAATGTGTACTGGGGTTATATCTGACATTAATCCTCGATTAATCGACGCAGCGGAACGTGCAATGTGCATGATCGACAAGAATAGAGAAATTCTTGCCGAACGTGAACGCATTCAAAAGGAATGGTCCTCGTCGGAGAAAATCACCACCGAATGGATAAATGATGCACGGCGAAACATTTCCGTAACGACGGAGCACGTTAACGAAAATAATCAGCATTATAAAACAAAAGCAGAGAACTCAGAGGAAGTGATAATCCAAATGGATTTGTTTGATGAAAACCGCGAACACAATGTCTCAGAGAATGTTTTGGAAGCCTTTGGCATTGACGCAAAGCCGAAATCGAACGGATCAAAAGCAGCTCACGTTCCATCTGTTTTTGAGAATATTGAAATCCAGAAAAAAGCCCAACAAGTTATAAGGCCCTTAAAGGGTAAAAATCGTGTTGATCACAAAAAAGGGTTTTATGATGCAATCCATTTGCTCGGGAAATCACTTATCAAACGTGATCGGAGAAATGCAAGAAAAGCACTCCTGCGTGCTTCGTATCACTGCAGTGGCGCATATGGAATCACGGAAATACACGATAAGAAGAACTTTATCCGTAACCGTCTAGCGGCTCCGGTAAAAGATCTACTTGATAAGTTTGTCGCAAGACTCCGGAAGTCTACTCGCGAACGAATATACCGCGCAAAACCACGTTAA